In Rhineura floridana isolate rRhiFlo1 chromosome 1, rRhiFlo1.hap2, whole genome shotgun sequence, the following proteins share a genomic window:
- the LOC133376359 gene encoding uncharacterized protein LOC133376359 produces the protein MPTLALVTTAFVSPVSVSVPPQELKRWTELGAILKQQLWTMPDGRACLPRALYQTAAKWFHDHGGPYGTHALVDSITRFWYAPGIQPVCGAIVKACHICQANGPALPNRAPQGGRPVPAAPFLHIQIDFVDLPKAEGKKHLLVMVCPLTAWIEAFPTTNATATTVAKLLLKEIIPRFGVPEVIDSDRGTHFTGQILAKVEEGLGIKHLFHTVYHPQSSGATERQNREIKTALAKYTQETGLRWPQNRIRELWKTAGLTKTVPLEDQVHPFRPGDFVWAKKFVRGDSLQPRYTGLHQVLLSTQAAVFLEGRKSWIHHSHVKPVVVAAAPPPRVPKIRLQRNEETGQWQAAQLPFQDADIE, from the exons ATGCCGACTCTGGCGCTGGTAACCACTGCCTTTGTTTCACCTGTATCTGTTTCAGTACCCCCGCAGGAATTAAAGCGATGGACTGAGCTAGGAGCAATCCTGAAGCAGCAGTTATGGACCatgcctgacggtcgagcatgccttcccagagccttgtaccaaacagcagcaaaatggttccatgaccatgggGGTCCTTATGGTACACACGCGTTAGTGGACTCGATCACGCGTTTCTGGTATGCCcccggaattcaaccagtatgtggtgcaatagtgaaagcatgtcacatttgccaagcaaacggcccagccCTACCGaatagggccccgcaagggggtagacccgtaccggctgcaccattcttacacattcaaattgactttgttgatctcccaaaGGCTGAAGGGAAGAAACACCtcttggtcatggtatgtcccttaacagcatggatagaggcattcccaaccacaaatgccaccgccacaacggtggccaaattaCTACTAAAAGAGATAATACcacggttcggggttccagaggtaatagattCAGATCGAGGAACACACTTCACAGGACAGATTCTGGCAAAagtcgaagaaggtctgggaatcaaacacCTGTTTCAtactgtttatcatccacaatcgtccggagcgacggagagacagaaccgggagattaagactgcattggctaagtatacgcaggaaacaggtttaaggtggcctcag aatagaaTCCGCGAGTTGTGGAAAACTGCTGGACTtaccaagacggtgccccttgaggaccaagTGCATCCATTTCGCCcaggggactttgtttgggcaaagaaattcgtgaggggcgattcccTGCAGCCACGATACACAGGACTACACCAAGTCCTTTTATCTACACAAGCAGCCGTCTTCCTGGAAGGGcgaaagtcgtggatacatcattcccacgtgaAGCCTGTGGTAGTGGCAGCGGCTCCACCGCCCCGGGTCCCCAAAATAcgcttgcagaggaacgaagaaaccggccaGTGGCAAGCAGCTCAACTTCCCTTTCAGGATGCAGATATTGAGTGA